One window of Pyrus communis chromosome 12, drPyrComm1.1, whole genome shotgun sequence genomic DNA carries:
- the LOC137710464 gene encoding beta-glucosidase 44-like yields MRTPLCMLLGFLVIQCFAHAAEHNGASVLEPESVKLDTGGLSRASFRKGFVFGTATSAYQVEGMANKDGRGPSIWDAFVKIPGIIANNGTADVAVDQYHRYKDDIDLMASLNFDAYRFSISWSRIFPNGTGNVNWKGVAYYNRLINYLLKRGITPYANLYHYDLPLALEKKYLGLLSDKVVKDFADYADFCFKTFGDRVKNWMTFNEPRVIAALGYDNGFHAPGRCSKAFGNCTAGNSATEPYIAAHHLILSHGAAVQRYREKYQKLQKGRIGILLDFVWYEPLTRSKADNLAAQRARDFHVGWFIHPIVYGEYPKTVQEIVGDRLPKFTKEEVKMVKGSMDYVGINQYTTYYMYHPKPSKSNDLGYQQDWNAGFAYAKNGVPIGPRAYSYWLYQVPWGLYKAVMYIKERYGNPPVILSENGMDDPGNVTLAEGLRDTTRANFYRSYITQLKKAADDGANVMGYFAWSLLDNFEWRLGYTSRFGIVYVDFKTLKRYPKMSAYWFKKLLTRNKH; encoded by the exons ATGAGAACTCCTTTGTGCATGCTTCTAGGTTTTCTTGTGATACAGTGCTTCGCGCATGCGGCGGAGCACAATGGAGCTTCAGTTCTTGAGCCGGAGAGTGTGAAATTGGACACAGGTGGGCTGAGCAGAGCCAGCTTCCGCAAGGGTTTTGTGTTCGGAACGGCGACGTCCGCTTACCAAGTCGAAGGCATGGCCAACAAGGATGGTCGAGGGCCCAGCATTTGGGATGCATTTGTTAAAATTCCCG GAATTATTGCAAATAATGGTACAGCAGATGTTGCTGTGGACCAGTATCACCGATACAAA GACGATATTGATCTCATGGCAAGCCTAAATTTCGATGCCTATCGATTCTCAATATCATGGTCCAGAATTTTTCCAA ATGGCACTGGGAATGTAAATTGGAAAGGAGTTGCATACTACAATCGGTTAATTAACTACTTGCTCAAAAGAG GCATTACTCCATATGCAAATTTATATCATTATGATCTTCCCCTAGCTCTTGAGAAGAAGTACTTGGGATTGCTGAGTGACAAAGTAGT GAAAGACTTTGCTGATTATGCAGACTTTTGTTTCAAGACGTTTGGAGACAGAGTGAAGAACTGGATGACCTTCAATGAGCCTAGAGTGATTGCTGCTCTTGGATATGATAACGGATTCCATGCTCCAGGACGATGCTCCAAAGCATTTGGAAATTGCACGGCTGGAAATTCAGCAACCGAGCCTTATATTGCTGCTCATCATTTGATTTTGTCACACGGAGCTGCCGTTCAGAGATACCGCGAAAAGTATCAG AAATTACAAAAAGGAAGGATTGGCATTCTCTTGGATTTTGTTTGGTATGAGCCTCTTACAAGATCAAAGGCTGACAACCTTGCAGCTCAAAGGGCCAGAGACTTTCATGTCGGATG GTTCATCCACCCGATTGTTTATGGAGAGTATCCGAAAACAGTCCAAGAAATTGTTGGTGACAGGCTGCCAAAGTTCACCAAAGAGGAGGTTAAGATGGTGAAGGGTTCAATGGATTATGTTGGAATCAACCAATATACTACTTACTACATGTATCAcccaaaaccatcaaaatcaaatgacTTGGGGTACCAGCAGGATTGGAATGCAGGATTTGCTT ATGCAAAGAATGGAGTGCCTATTGGTCCTAGG GCATATTCTTATTGGCTGTACCAAGTGCCATGGGGTTTGTACAAAGCTGTTATGTACATAAAAGAGAGATATGGAAATCCACCAGTGATTTTATCTGAAAATG GAATGGACGACCCTGGCAATGTGACACTTGCGGAGGGATTGCGTGACACGACAAGGGCCAACTTCTACAGGAGTTACATAACTCAACTGAAGAAGGCAGCAGATGACGGAGCCAATGTGATGGGCTACTTCGCTTGGTCGTTGCTCGATAACTTTGAATGGAGGCTGGGATACACTTCCAGATTTGGCATTGTCTACGTAGACTTCAAAACCCTCAAGAGATACCCAAAGATGTCCGCCTACTGGTTCAAGAAGCTACTTACCAGAAACAAGCACTAG
- the LOC137710724 gene encoding uncharacterized protein: MDKVEEEVEKAKKEWDEAYSNVVQQIKAIEEYGESTGAATMESQKDSLPRMNGLAQDGLSLLNSLQFKLDLFAPQLPTDDQVQSAKALLESWKNRSHSLRLSLRNANLQAKANMRKAAQKERELLLGGGEESTIRRRNLQTKAGMTSAAESITESLRRTRQLMVQEVERSAGTLMTFEESTGVLKKAESEYKGHRSLLMRTRNLLSTMQRQDVIDRVILVLGFFLFSLAVLYVVSKRIGLLALQRQVTSAIKAGMVGRAELRPGAVEDAVNHAQAYGNAAHNVEEPLERVMHDELR; the protein is encoded by the exons ATGGACaaggtggaggaggaggtggagaaGGCGAAGAAGGAGTGGGACGAAGCGTACAGTAACGTCGTACAGCAAATAAAGGCGATCGAAGAGTACGGTGAATCCACCGGAGCTGCTACTATGGAGTCGCAGAAGGACTCGCTGCCCAGGATGAACGGGCTCGCACAAGACGGCTTGTCGTTGCTCAATTCATTGCAGTTCAAGCTCGATCTGTTCGCTCCGCAGTTGCCCACCGACGATCAGGTCCAATCCGCCAAGGCCTTGCTCGAATCTTGGAAAAATCGATCCCACAG TTTGCGCTTGAGTTTGAGGAATGCAAATTTGCAAGCAAAGGCTAACATGAGGAAAGCTGCTCAGAAAGAG AGAGAACTTCTTTTGGGAGGTGGAGAAGAGTCCACGATTCGTAGACGCAACTTACA AACAAAGGCTGGAATGACATCTGCCGCAGAAAGCATCACAGAGAGCCTTCGCCGTACTCGTCAGCTGATGGTTCAG GAAGTGGAACGAAGTGCTGGCACACTCATGACTTTCG AGGAATCTACTGGAGTGCTGAAGAAGGCTGAAAGTGAATATAAGGGACACCGTTCATTGTTGATGCGAACCAGAAACCTACTCTCGACAATGCAACGACAAGATGTCATTGACAG GGTGATACTTGTGCTAGGattcttcttgttttctttagcTGTTCTATATGTCGTTTCAAAGCGTATTGGTCTGCTGGCGCTGCAGAGGCAGGTCACATCTGCCATTAAGGCTGGTATGGTTGGGCGAGCAGAACTCAGACCTGGAGCTGTTGAAGATGCCGTAAATCATGCCCAGGCCTATGGCAATGCAGCTCATAATGTCGAGGAACCTCTAGAAAGAGTGATGCACGACGAACTACGATGA
- the LOC137710723 gene encoding actin-interacting protein 1-2-like, which produces MTPQLTEAYACVPSTERGRGILISGDPKSDKLLYTNGRSVIIMSLQNPLDVAVYAEHAYPVTVARFSPNGEWIASADVSGTVRIWGTHNDFVLKNEFKVLSGRIDDLQWSPDGLRIVASGEGKGKSFVRAFMWDSGSTVGDFDGHSKRVLSCAFKPTRPFRIVTCGEDFLVNFYEGPPFKFKLSLRDHSNFVNCIRFCPDGSKFITVSSDKSGIVYDGKTAEKIGELSAEDGHKGSIYALSWSPDGKQVLTVSADKSAKVWEISEDNNGKLRKTLLPPGSGGVDDMLVGCLWQNDHIVTVSLGGFISIFSASNLDKAPLLISGHMKNVTSLAVLKSDPKLILSSSYDGLIVKWIQGAGYGGKLQRKENSQIKCLAAVDEEIVSCGFDNKVWRVPLRSDQCGDAEAIDVGSQPKDISLALLSPELALVSTDSGVVMLHGTKVLSTINLGFTVTACTISPDGSEAIVGGQDGKLHMYSVTGDTLKEEAVLEKHRGPISVIRYSPDVSMFASGDLNREAVVWDCASREIKLKNMLYHTARINCLAWSPDSTMVATGSLDTCVIIYEVDKPPASRTTIKGANLGGVYGLAFIDEHTVVSSGEDAFIRVWRLTPQ; this is translated from the exons atgaCCCCCCAGCTCACCGAGGCCTACGCTTGCGTCCCGTCAACGGAGCGCGGCCGTGGGATTCTGATCTCCGGCGACCCCAAATCGGACAAGCTCCTCTACACCAATGGAAGATCCGTAATTATCATGAGCCTCCAGAACCCCCTTGACGTCGCCGTTTATGCCGAGCACGCTTATCCCGTCACTGTTGCCAGGTTCTCCCCCAACGGCGAGTGGATCGCGTCCGCCGACGTCTCCGGAACCGTCAGGATATGGGGTACCCACAACGACTTCGTGTTGAAGAACGAGTTCAAGGTCCTCTCGGGTCGGATCGACGACCTCCAGTGGTCCCCTGACGGGTTGAGGATCGTTGCTTCCGGCGAGGGCAAAGGGAAGTCTTTCGTTCGCGCGTTCAT GTGGGATTCAGGCTCAACTGTTGGGGATTTTGATGGGCACTCGAAGCGTGTGTTAAGCTGTGCGTTTAAGCCGACGAGACCCTTTCGAATCGTCACTTGTGGGGAGGATTTCTTGGTGAATTTCTACGAAGGACCGCCTTTCAAATTCAAGCTGTCTCTCAG GGATCATTCGAATTTTGTAAATTGTATAAGGTTCTGTCCAGATGGTAGTAAGTTTATCACTGTAAGCTCAGATAAAAGTGGTATTGTTTATGATGGAAAGACTGCGGAGAAGATCGGAGAGCTGTCCGCCGAAGATGGCCACAAAGGCAGCATTTATGCTCTTAGCTGGAGTCCTGATGGTAAACAG GTTCTGACTGTGTCTGCTGACAAATCGGCAAAAGTATGGGAGATATCTGAGGATAATAATGGGAAGCTGAGGAAAACGTTGCTGCCTCCTGGATCGGGTGGAGTGGATGACATGCTAGTTGGGTGTCTGTGGCAGAATGATCATATTGTTACGGTTTCTCTCGGAGGCTTCATTAGTATATTCTCAGCGAGCAACCTTGATAAAGCCCCTCTACTGATATCCGGACACATGAAGAATGTTACTTCATTAGCTGTTCTAAAGAGTGACCCAAAACTTATATTGTCTAGCAGCTATGATGGTCTCATTGTTAAATGGATTCAAGGTGCTGGATATGGTGGGAAGTTACAAAGGAAGGAGAATTCTCAGATAAAATGTTTAGCAGCTGTTGACGAAGAAATCGTTTCATGTGGATTTGACAATAAG GTTTGGAGAGTTCCTCTCCGCAGTGATCAATGTGGAGATGCAGAGGCTATTGATGTTGGAAGTCAGCCAAAGGACATAAGCCTTGCCCTTCTATCTCCTGAACTTGCTTTGGTTTCAACTGATTCTGGAGTTGTCATGCTCCATGGCACAAAAGTTCTGTCAACTATTAACCTTGGATTCACTGTGACTGCATGTACTATATCACCGGATGGAAGTGAAGCCATTGTTGGTGGGCAGGACGGCAAACTGCATATGTATTCTGTAACAGGTGATACACTTAAGGAAGAGGCTGTTTTGGAGAAGCATCGGGGGCCCATTTCTGTCATACGCTACTCTCCTGATGTTTCTATGTTTGCATCAGGAGATTTGAACCGAGAAGCTGTTGTCTGGGACTGTGCCTCTCGAGAG ATCAAGCTTAAGAACATGCTGTACCATACTGCCCGGATAAACTGCCTTGCTTGGTCTCCTGATAGCACGATGGTTGCAACTGGATCTCTTGACACGTGTGTTATCATATACGAAGTCGACAAGCCTCCAGCAAGCCGTACAACCATTAAGGGTGCAAACTTGGGTGGGGTGTACGGCTTAGCTTTCATTGATGAGCACACTGTGGTCAGCTCTGGTGAGGATGCATTTATTCGTGTCTGGAGGTTGACTCCGCAATGA
- the LOC137711662 gene encoding MYB-like transcription factor 4, protein MRKPCYEKINKGAWSKQEDQKLIDYIQKHGEGCWNSLPKAAGLSRCGKSCRLRWINYLRPDLKRESIREDEEDLIIRLHALLGNRWSLIAGRLPGRTDNEVKNYWNTHIRKKLLKMGRTLDPKKPHHHNDPHLRRGTTASVPLLQPDTSTPISFALPSDSMSTGAEIHTNKSGLPDLNLDLSL, encoded by the exons ATGAGGAAGCCTTGTTATGAGAAGATAAACAAAGGAGCATGGTCTAAGCAAGAAGATCAGAAACTCATTGACTACATCCAGAAACATGGCGAAGGTTGTTGGAATTCTCTTCCTAAGGCTGCAG GGTTGAGTCGGTGTGGTAAAAGTTGTCGACTGAGGTGGATAAACTATCTAAGGCCAGATCTTAAACGCGAAAGTATTCGAGAAGATGAAGAGGACCTCATCATCAGGCTTCATGCGCTCCTTGGGAATAG GTGGTCACTGATAGCCGGAAGACTGCCGGGAAGGACGGACAATGAGGTGAAGAATTACTGGAACACTCATATAAGGAAAAAGTTATTAAAGATGGGAAGAACTCTTGATCCCAAAAAACCCCATCACCACAATGATCCTCACTTGAGAAGAGGCACTACTGCTAGTGTGCCACTACTGCAGCCTGATACCAGTACACCAATATCATTTGCGTTGCCGTCGGATTCCATGAGTACTGGTGCTGAAATTCACACCAACAAAAGCGGGTTGCCCGACCTGAATCTCGACCTCTCACTCTAA